The stretch of DNA CTCTAGAAAAGATTCGTGCTTTTATCGATGAAGAGATTGAAAAAATTCCTGAGCGTTTTACATGTAATGATATGATTGGTATTGGAGGAACACTTAGGTCACTTTCTAAAATCATTATGGAAAGTACCAACTATCCTCTTAAAACAGTTCATGCTTTTGAGTATGAGATCACTTCACATGCCTCTTTAGTGGACGCGATTGTAAGTTCCGATGTCTTAGGGCTTAAAAATCTAGGTGTCAGAAAAGATCGTTATGATACGATGAGAGAAGGGTGCATCATCTTTCAATCAATCTATCAAAAACTTGCAACCAAAAAAATTATTACCAGTGGTGCAGGGGTAAGAGAAGGTGCTTATTTATGCGATCTTCTCCGTTCAAATCATCATAAATTCAATCCTGAATTTAAACTCAGTCTACGAAGTTTTAAAGATCGTTTTTCCATGATGGAAGAGGATAATCTCTACATTAAAAGAGTGGCAAATCTTCTTTTTGACGCATTAGCACCTTTACATAATATTCCCGTAAACTATAAAAATGAGCTTGGCGTTGCAGCAGAACTTTACAATATTGGTGCCAAACTTGGCTTTTATCAAAATCATCTTCATAGCTTCTATTTTATTCTCAACAATCTCAACTACGGCTTTTCTCATGAACAGAAGATATTGGTTGCTATGCTGATTAAATACCATGTCAATAAGCTTCCAAGCGTTGAAGATATGGCAACCTATAAGGCATTACTACCTGATCTTCAAACAGTACAATGGCTTAGTTTTCTACTCTCATTGGCCAAGGCGATTAATAGTGATATGAGCCGAAGCCCCATAGCCTTTAGCTATCAAAACCATACCCTTACCATTCAAGCAGAGAAAAAACTCTTTTTGGCTCGTGAACAGATCAAGCAGTTGATTAAACCTGCTTCTTTTGCAATTATAATTAAATAAAAGAGAGATTGTTGAATAGAAGAAAGAAGGGAGCTTTCTAGCTCCCTTCTGCGTAGTATAGATTAAAATTTCTGTCCAATTGTAAATTCAAAGGAAGCTTTTTTATCGCCGACTTCAGACAAAACTGGTTGAGAGAAAATCAAGCCAATAGGGCCTAATGGTGAAACCCACTCAAGTGCCACACCCGTACCACCACGTTTAATATCAAGGTTATCTTCACCAATCATACCATAGTCAAAGAAAATTGCTCCACGCATTTTGAGTCTTTCAACCAATGGGAAACTCGCTTCTACCGTATTGACCAACATGGTATTACCACCAATCAAGATGTTTGTACCACTAAGCATTGGAGAGAGTGAGTTCGATTCATATCCACGAACGGTTCTAACACCACCCATATAGTATTTTTCACCATAAGAGTATTTTTCATCAGCCGTATTCATAGCAAGGTATTTAAACTGTGCTTTATAACGCAAAATAAGATCATAATCAATCAGATCTTGCAAACCATAATATGTTGCAAATTTATTGACACTGCTCATAAATTTCTCATCACCACCCAATCCTGCAATCTCTAAAGTTGAACTTGCAGAAATACCACTTCGAGGAAGATAATAATCATCCGTATTGTTAAAAGAGATACCTGGAACAACAGAACTTTTAAGCGTTGTTTCATCAGTCCATAAAATATTTTTATAGGGTTGAAGCTCATTAGTAAGATTTGAAAGTTTATTTTGTTCTATAATATAGCCAAGAGATACACCCCAGTTACGTGCGATCTTGCGACCCAAAACAACATTAATACCATATTTTTCTTGATCATAATAGAAGTAGTTGTTACTCGCTGCA from Sulfurospirillum oryzae encodes:
- a CDS encoding Ppx/GppA phosphatase family protein produces the protein MAIFEKSSRFAFHLINETKSRVRIGEGAYNFGGVLQEPALKRAFTTLEEFGHIIKGLKCNKVLCIATSALRDAPNAHLFINKIRNELGINIKIIEGTKEAYYGAVGAINYLNDIHEAVTIDIGGGSTELAKIENGVIVETISLNIGTVRLKELFFDKKIPLEKIRAFIDEEIEKIPERFTCNDMIGIGGTLRSLSKIIMESTNYPLKTVHAFEYEITSHASLVDAIVSSDVLGLKNLGVRKDRYDTMREGCIIFQSIYQKLATKKIITSGAGVREGAYLCDLLRSNHHKFNPEFKLSLRSFKDRFSMMEEDNLYIKRVANLLFDALAPLHNIPVNYKNELGVAAELYNIGAKLGFYQNHLHSFYFILNNLNYGFSHEQKILVAMLIKYHVNKLPSVEDMATYKALLPDLQTVQWLSFLLSLAKAINSDMSRSPIAFSYQNHTLTIQAEKKLFLAREQIKQLIKPASFAIIIK